One genomic window of Osmia bicornis bicornis chromosome 5, iOsmBic2.1, whole genome shotgun sequence includes the following:
- the LOC123987801 gene encoding histone H4 — MTGRGKGGKGLGKGGAKRHRKVLRDNIQGITKPAIRRLARRGGVKRISGLIYEETRGVLKVFLENVIRDAVTYTEHAKRKTVTAMDVVYALKRQGRTLYGFGG, encoded by the coding sequence ATGACTGGTCGtggaaaaggaggaaaaggATTGGGAAAGGGAGGTGCGAAGCGTCATAGAAAAGTTCTTCGTGATAACATTCAAGGTATCACTAAGCCGGCCATTCGTCGTCTGGCTCGCCGTGGTGGAGTGAAACGTATTTCTGGCTTGATTTACGAAGAAACGCGAGGTGTTCTGAAAGTATTCTTGGAAAACGTTATCCGAGACGCTGTCACTTACACTGAGCATGCTAAAAGGAAAACCGTTACAGCTATGGACGTCGTCTATGCCTTGAAACGGCAAGGAAGAACCCTCTACGGTTTTGGTGGTTAA